The genomic DNA aaattttataacataaaattccgagcaacaactGTCcctcttaccttccagagtttttttgcagtgctcgcaggtgaaatgaagTGCCCAGGGTTtctcttgatccccgacaggcatgccgaaatatgccttgtaggcctcacacatcttagcagatgcttccacagagtactttttcgctcttgtcttgataaattggccgcagacatagcaaaatgtgtctgccggatgcttgcagcctcttgattccatctcagaaaaatgcagatatgtatccacttaggcagctggaactaaactgaactggtgggcttaaggcccctgtatttatactactatttatattactggaaagttctagaaagttatagaagttactccaagtttactcagcactgaatctatctggaatgttctggaaaataggtaaatttcaaaatatcactgtcctggtcacaaaagcaaagtttgtggggaataatagccattttctatacttttgaggcataagcaattaggaaataacacttactacccaggaaccaaaaaaaaaaaaaatttgttacacggtatAATGGAACTCAATAAATCCCAGATTTTTCTTAAAcggatatagatatatatatatagatatatatagatatatatatatatatagatatatatatatatatatatatatagtaagatagcagggagggggttaatatcctccctgcatgaaaaccatgtgcaaatgcacattggttgaatttgattgtttaattttgtaaattgtttaattagtaatgatcccctgcacctggctattattgtaaattagagccaggtgcagggtatttaaagaaagcagccagtgtgtttggggctgctgtgtggagagcttgcttgttagtgtgcacaagcgtaggaaaagaaaaggtagtgtaaacctggtttgttttgtttgaatattttgtttaattggccgtcctgcaagatagtttaggttcctgttttgtgtttagttagtgctcaagaaaagatctaggtgtttgttttgtttattttggtttttgtgtttattaaaatagcgcaagaGTGCTTTAAAAAacctcaatttctgtgtcctaggactatttttaaaggggcaaagaacccgagtgggtgaagttttattacaatatatatataatttattttttttaccacttaCACACACTAGAAGAGTGGGTTATTCATTATGCATGAATCACCTGAGCATTTATGATTAAATTGTGtgataatgatttccattacacgagagtagatgttaaaacttcatgctgatttgaactcggctctcgccaagataagcaccaactaagacgtagctttacagtaaactaatgtgatccatatgtgtctccatccatttacgtttccttccatatgatgatgtagatatccttctgtctggtgttaatggctgaagtgtaatgctggctccagggatcagcttattttgcctccctggcgcatcagcacacacaacggctgcgatgctggctccggggatcaaccaaaatgcggcctccccagcgcatcagcatgacaaccgtctggattgagctaagtagggtacatctctggggttttcaagtgggcaccttccatcctcagtgtttcgtcgactagcccacgacacctcaagagggctcgacggtgattctggcgtcccagcatcacccccctccgtcccccactcaactcagcccagcttacttacctgtccccagccagaatctttccgtctcaaccacagccagttgctgctcctctctgctgcttcagataagttcttcactgtgcgacgcaactcttggccactgaatccgacgtctctgagaaaccgggttgtagagtgtgccacaaatcctcgacaacccacttccactgggtaaacccggactttccatcctcgctgttccgcttcagtggctagttgagcataccgcagtttcttcctctcatacgcctcatctacaccatcctcccatggcactgttaactctaccaggtgaacaaggcgtgctgatccagaccacaagacaatatctggtcgaaggttagtggtggcaatctcagttggaaaaataagccgttgaccaacatctgccagcatattccagtctctagcagcttccagttgtcctgggcgaggattggttttaacaccttttcttggtggttgctctcctgtgcggaggaatgttgtcttttgtgtgtaatgttttgatggaacaggtggcaacttattggtcatgttacgcttgttttccaatgctaaggccaaacatcgcagcacctggtcatggcgccaagtaaaccgtccttggctaagagccaccttacatcctgtcaaaatgtgccttaatgttgcaggtgatgaacacaaaggacatgagggatcctctcctacccagaggtttaggttctgtggtgatgggagaacatcatatgttgacctgatgaggaaactgatcctgctctgttccattgaccataggtcttgccagccaatcttgcgttgttccacactctcccatctcatccattctccctgtttggcctgggaaatggcctttatacacctcatcctctcctcctgcttttgcacctcgttgactaccagcttcctcctttgagctggggccgccttgtgccatgtaggaggagttgaactgaaaccaagaccccctcttccatgctgaacttgccccatgatatcaccaattcgaagggcagcctttgcatcttccacagctttctttgccgcccactttcttccagttttcaacacaggtgctgcctcccttacgcatttatcgcgtgactctactaatgtcatttccagtctgtccttggcgcacttaaactcctcggttagagcagagactggtagctgcagtattcctttaccataaagtcccactctgctgaggcagcgtggaactcccaaccatttcctgatgtatgaactgattaaagcttccagcttctctactgttgtcaaagaaacctcgtacacagtcagtggccacagcaacctcggcagtagaccaaactgaaagcaccagagttttagtttacctggtagagcgcagctgtctatgctcttcaacccttccactgcttgttgtctaacttctcccacacgaactgtgtcctttagatccccgtcgtaccatctcccaagactcttcactggcttctcagacactgttggtattgcctcaccattaatgaagaatgttttatctactactttgcctttaattatagagatgctccttgatttagtgggcttgaattgcattcgtgcccattcaatgttattggttaatttgtccaataatcgattagtgcaggctactgttgtagtcatggttgtcatgtcatccatgtatgctcgaattggtggtagtcgcattccagaagccaagcactctcctcctactacccattttgatgccctaatgattacttccattgccatggtaaaagccagtggagaaatggtgcatcctgccattattccaacctctaggcattgccatgtagtgctgaattctgaagttgaaaaactgaattgcaaatctccaaaataggctttcactaaatttgttattgtcatcggtacactgaaaaaaatcaaatgctgcccaaagtagttcatgtggcactgaaccatatgcattagccaaatccaggaatgtcacatggagctccttcctctcctttttagctgattgaatttgttgccagatcacattgatgtgttctaagcaacctgggaaacctggaatgcccgctttttgtattgaagtgtcaatgaagcagttctttaataggtaagctgacaatctctgagcaataatgctgaagaaaatcttgccttctacgtttaatatggaaatgggacgaaactgactgatgcttgtagaatctttttctttaggtataaagactccacctgctcggcgccatgctcttggtacaacctgtttttcccatgccactttcatcaatttccacagaattcgtagaactcctgaagcactcttgtacactctgtacggaactccattaggccctggagatgatgaagcccttgcttttttcacagcttgctctatttctttccacttaggtgcacagtcctccatttggtattctggtggattgataggtgggatgtctgactgaactgacataggctcctgcctttttgaatctgtatgtgtttcctccaaatatctctccagctcaaccttagatgcttttagtgtgccattcttctcactggtgaataacttctttacaaatttgaatgggtctttataaaagttcgctctcgcacgctccttctttttgtagcgtttccgtaggcgctcagctctgcgcaatgttgcaagcttatcttttatgaccctttgtaagagattgagtccctccttctgactttgttctgctcttctccattggttcctcagctgtctcctttctctaactaagcgttcaatctcctgctgccgtctagactttccaggaatagtttgtactttttccttccttttttcaactccaaacctctcacttccatatgcgtagatgatgtccccaaatttatccagcttcttttcaactgttccacttaatctttccaatgcaacgcagagatctgtgtttactgtgtcccatgcagttttctcacaagctcttggccatttaactccaggcttgtgcccgttgaggttcttttctctcttatgctggtttgtctgaccgggttcacaaggatcattaggttcatcactaactgtgtccatgcaagtcctcctcacatctatgacaggggtgctgatatcctgcgaactgtggtttgcttcctgtcgctggatttcattcgactgacttgactgacttcgtaagaagtactgatcaatgcgaggcccttgtcccttctccctcaagcatttcattctcccttgatgaatcttcaaacccctgaccgttgtcgccttgctccagccgcagacacaaacctggagttccatgtctttgttaactgcagatcttgaactagtcttttgtgaagtactctccatactcatatccgtttccgttcctaagtcgttaaccgtgttgtccaacgttgagtcatcttccgcccccgctctcgcagactctaggggtatttttctctttaatttcttagaagccttgggcgggtgtctccagcatcctgtaaacacagagctggatactgccgacaagggtagctaacccttaccagccccaatggggtctctttcctcctgtcagctgtctctccaggctgtcacaaggtctttcccttgttgccagctgcactattcacagcagtcactggacgtatccagatcttcatgatttccattacacgagagtagatgttaaaacttcatgctgatttgaactcggctctcgccaagataagcaccaactaaagtATGATTAAATTAATACTGTATAACAGACACCAAAGCTGATaaattattagaaaaaaatacttttacccCATTATGCCATTATGTGAGTCTTACAAATGCCCAAGCAGTACTAGCACATACATAGAAACACTAAATACTttaactgtactttttttttttttttttttaaggttcaaCAATAGATCCATATTAATCCATAACAAACAATGGTCAGTTTTTTTTAACTTACATTGAGTCCTTGTCTTTAGAAGGCAAAGTAATCCAGCTTCATTCAAATGTTTTTGTCCTGAAAATTGGTTTACACCAACCAGAGCAGTTTTTTGTATTTCTGAGTTGCACCCATGCAGACAGATGTCTGCTAATACAGTGGAATAGATGTGTGCCAACTGACAGGGACAGGAAGATAAACCACCTACGGATTCCTTTTCctgaaattacaaaacaaagtatttgtgtacagaaacattagGCAGTTGTCTGTATTGTGGAGTGTGTATGCATTGCTGCAGCTTTCAAATTCTAAGACAATTATGGAATTATTGGACAATTACTGGATGGTAAATGCTAGAAACCCCTGGTAGGCTGTCACACAAGTGCAGGCAGCAAGTGGTCAGGCACTGAGGACAGTTTCCGGAACTGTAATGAGGCCATATAAAAATGACTACTGGGGTTCACTTGGAGTGTGCTCTAGTAATGTCTTCTCACTGAAACAGTGTGTTTGTCAGAAATGTTCTATTGCAAAACACTTTTATACTGGACTAGAGAGTCTGGAGTGAGGTGGTTTGAAAAACGAGGGGTGCGCCGCAGTAATTTCTGAAGTTTTCCAATTATTAACTCACAGTTGCCACACAGAAAGCAGCTGTGACTAACTTGAGAAATTCAGCGCTTAATAACCTTTTGATAAGCAGACCAAGTGGTGGAAAAAGGACATTAGCTTGGAAGTGCGTAATGATCTATCAGAAACAACAGAATGGTATCATTGGATATTTaacaggtaagcatttaaatgcTCAGAACATGTAGGAGGTATATCATTTTAACAGGGTGCAGTAATTTAGAAATTCATCAGTGAAAAAAACTCAAAGCAATAGAACTTGGCCTTAGTGTAATTGCACCAACTGCTTAATCATCTTGGAGAGGGATTCCATCATTGAGAACATTAAAGATTAGCAGAATTCAGGATGTTTTATCCAGAGCAGCAGTGCAAAGTGGCGAAGTGACTTTATAACCCGACTCTCGTTGGACAAGATTAGAATGAAATCATCAACTGTGGTGCCAACCATTACCTGTTTTTGAAGAGAGTCTGGTCTCTGTGCTACGAGTTCCAAGGAAAGGTCCAGTAAAACATGAAGGCACTGCATGTTCGATTTGGCAGCTTCCCCCAACACCAGCAACCCCAACACAGAATCAACCCTAGTGACCATTATAAATACTTAATATAGCAATATACAACGTAATGATATTCTGAGAACACCTTCATTTTACCTTCTTAATGTCATTATGCTGCATGCTAAGGTACACAGTACATAGTAGGCAGAAATAGTAAATAGCATATTATAAAATGGATGTTGACCCacttaagttttatttttatcagaTCAAATGTACTGTGTGGAGTTACTGTGAGATAAATGAGCTTATGCTTGTTGGCAAGAAACACATAATTAAGTTTTCTATTTAACTGCAGTAGCCTGCCTAAAtgtgattaacattaaaaaggaAAGGTTTATTTGCAGTAGGAAGAACCAGCCGTTACATACCAGTTTTTATGATGAAGCTCCTCTCGAAGGAGTAGTAGATGCTGTAGAACTTGGTTAAGCTGGTGAATGTTGTTTTGCACACAGTACCAGGTGAGAAGGGAATGCCAAAGTATTTGATTAATGCCGTGGCCAGATTCACCGGTGTCTGAGGGGTGTGAACCTGCAGAGGACTGAAATGGAGATCCACATTTAAATAGACACGTTACCCGGGTTTAGCTCTATTACATCACATCACATTGTTAATTGGCCCATTATTAACCTTGTTGTGTCCAGTGCAGTCTACCAAAGACGGATTTGGTCTTTAAAGGAAAACTTTATACCCTCTCAGTTTACAAAACACAgtatcaattatttatttaaggttGACCTTTTTAAAGAATAATGTTCATATTTCTGTGTTCATTCTATTATTGTAGATTTAACCCATTGAgagccattgtcctcatttgaggataggctactttgtaatttttttgttagcatttttaactggcatctacctgttatttaaatgttctctttaactatattgttataatAATTTACTCTAATTTTCTTAACCACAaaagttgtttaaatgtaatgtatcacattacataaatacagcatgTGTTTTGATGTGATTAATTTGGTACTAAATGGGTAGATTCATTTGAATAtctcattaaaaataattaaaaaatcagtCCATTAAATTGTCTGAAAAACAtcatacaaagacatttttcaaaTCAGATCTACTGTATGGCCCCTTTTTTAGTTATGCAGCAGATCACAGAGAACAATGGGATGTGAAACAAGAAGCTCTCAGATTTTTGCCCCTAGCAGCCCATTATAATACAAAACTCAGAGTTCATTAAGTATTTCTCTTGtgtagaatattttttaaaaggttagGGATTAAATGAAATGGGGGACACTTTCTGACtggattaataaaacattttaagaatAGTCATTACAAATGGTCTGCACAGGTCAGATCTGCCACCAAATTAAAGTCTTGTATGTGGGTCATTTTAAAATCTCCTTTATTCTTTTGCTGACGTGACTAGTCTATTTGATTGATAAGGTAATTTGCACATACAATATATTCTGTAAAtggtcctattgtaagtgcaAAAACAGCATTATTTTTGAATGACGTGGAAAACAATTATTCGTTAGACCAAATTACTTTCTTGTAATTAAAGTGTGAAAAGAGTCTGAATAGTCTGCATGTGCTGTGAAGTAACACTTAATTAGCctaatttttgtaattaaaaagttAATTGGACTGTATTCTTTACCTGACACAAGTTAAAAACTAATAACTTGTCAAAAGCAGCACTTTGTAAGAGGACATCTCCTTTAAGCATCTAATTTAGTGAcagccaaaaataaaacaatagacTGCCTACCGGTAATGCTGTGCCCTGGGCATTAACAAATGTGCCTGAGCCACAGATGATTTCTCCTGACTTTATTATGAATTGCACATCAAAAAGGACGTTTGGAAAGGGCTGATAACAAGGCTCACATTCCACCAGAGctaaaaacagaaacataaatCTTATTTATACATTGACTTACTGTAAAATCATATACCTCAGTTCTTTCTGTAGTAGCAGCTACGCAGATCCCTTACAATGAGGGTGTGCCAGCACTACCGCTGGGATGTTTATATCTAGTTCAAATGACATTCGTGTCATCATATTTAGACCATGATGCAATTCCATATTAGAGAGAATCCATAGTTATAATAACTAGATATTTCTCTATGGACAAACAGATTTTTGTTCATTCAAACAGgacattaaaaagaaatatacaTGTCCTAAAAATGGTTAGAGTTACTTTTAACTAATTAATAGGACAGGATCGATGATGTTGCACCAACTTACATTACCTTCAAAATATGTTCCATGCAAAGTCCTCAGATTGGAATTAtcaaatttatattttatttggaaTCTTATTTAGAATGTGTTGGCAGTAATAACTCTTTGCAGGGCAGGAGTAGCTGGACTAATTTAATATCAAAATTAATACATAGCAGCAGCAGTAGCTTATTGCAGACCAAACATTTGCCTTTCTCAAGGAcaaccatgttttgtttttttatcttattgaagtatctgaaaaACTTGTAAACACTGTATATGTactctaggattatttttatttcaatagcTTTATCTTACTATATCTTCAACACATTATCCAAAAATGTTACATATAGTTTTAAAGATTCCAGTATCTttcttataaataattatttaagagtaaaacaaaaaagctaATGTCTGATGACCTCAAGGTGGATACGATTGGTGCATCATTTTGGTTGAGGctgtgtacatttaaaattagcaaaaaaaaattgaaactattattatttatttcttagcagatgcccttatccagggcgacttacaattgttacaagatatcacattatacattatttcacattatacagatatcacattatttttacatacaattacccatttatacagttgggtttttactggagcaatctaggtaaagtaccttgctcaagggtacaacagcagtgtcccccactggggattgaacccacaaccctccggtcaagagtccagagccctaaccactactccacactacattCTACTGCTGTCTCGCTGAAATCTGATGAAAAATTAAACAGGTTCATACGTATGGCATAAGGACAGCAGTACATCCTAACCTGTGTGCACAGAACACAAGGCACAATTCAAGTTGAAACACGTTAAAGTTTAATGTTGTAGAGTAcaatcttttttgtgttttaaaataagtcatTACATTGTATGCAGGGTATCTATAATTATATAAGAGACATCATTTTACAGTTTGAGCAACCAGAACCACTTCACTTTGCACAAGATGACATATCGAATACAATTAAAGACACACAACAGTCATTGTATTCGCTTATCAATCACGActgaaaaatcaaccaatcacttgGGTGTATCTTATTCTAAGAGACAtcatttgcacagtttgagctGTATTATGACATATTATCATGTAACATACTGTCAATAagtctttgtttttgttgctaAAACAATGGCACAGTGAAGCCTGAAACCACCAGAATCATGTAAGAATGACGTACCATTCTTAATAGAGCAGTAGAAATATACTTCATTTCATTTTTGTCTCTTTTCTCCTTCGGGATTAATAGGTTAATATCATCAAATACTTAGATCAGCACAGGAGTCTGCCTAAAGTTAATCTAGGGTATGCTACATACCAGGAACATCTATCATTAAGAAGTAATCATTAAGAAGTAGTCATTGAATATTCATTGTGTTTACTATTAACAGGCAAAAGCTCGTTAGTGCTAACTGTATTTTAACAACTATTCAAGTAGCAAAGATGTTAGTATAGCCGTATTTTGAATAGCAGGTCAAGGGTTAACTGCCAGGCTGAGTGGCGAAAAAAAGACGGGCGAAAGCCAGAAGGCAATGcaaatcttatttttaaaaacatggcacTCAGATccttattaattaaaaatgatttccCTGCATAATTGCGACCCAACTTTTGACAAATATTGTCTGTGgaggttattttattttctagAGGGTTGTATTCAGTTTGCATGGATGGATGACATTTGGGGGGAAAATGTAGAagagattacattttttaatgtttgtaagGGTCTAGCAAGTTGATAAAACATTGTATGGTAACCCTGCTTTTTTATTTCCAAACTAGTCCAAACTAGACTAAGCACGTTATCATAATGAAATATATGGTGATAGCTGTAGAACCTGCAGGAACAGTGTACTGCATGTGCAAACATGTCATTATCATACCTTGCAAGTATTTTTTAATGCTTGATTTATTCTTCTTATATTCTTCCAGGTGCCCAGAGAGATGAAATACAAAGAGTCTCAAGGAGACAAGAAATCCAAGCTATTGAAAAATGGGAAAATTATTGATTAAATAATACAGCGATGCAAAAACTACAGCAACAAATTCCAAAAACGTACCTCAATCATCAAAAAAATAGTTTGTGAACAGAAATCTGTCAGGAAAGGGTTAAGTCCCATGATGGAACTTGACCTAGGGAATCACACACTGTGGCcaccatcttaggtcacaggtcaatgTGAAGGATGTCATTACATTTTGTCTGCAGAGTTTCCATAACACTAAAAATTTGAAGTTGTCAGcttaaatggtttatgagatatacacttaataaaacaatctaataaagcattattattggacctactgtacattttaaaaatagttaaaaagattTATACATATAATTCAGCCAGTtcatataaattatttaaaacacacacacacacacatacacacaaatctTAATgagatcaaataaataatataataaatcaaTTTGTAGCAAGAAATAAGCCTGTAACAAGTAGAAACCATATAGCCGATCTCCTTAGTCTTTATAACATAACAATGACATCTAGTGGGCACAAAAAATATGTAGCCttatttcttgaaaaaaaaaaagaaaccttttcTTTATAGGCTTTGCCAATATCCAACACCAAAAAGTAACTCACCTTTAGCATCTTGACTTCACAGGTGTACAGGTAGGGTTTGTGCACAGTGTCACTGCATACCCAGTATAAAATGGACTCTGCTATGTAGAAAAGGACTGGCAGTTGCTCTGGGTTAAATGGAGCATGGTCCACAGAAACTAGAAGAACATCTAACGAttctaaacagaaacaaacaaaattaaaaagtatttgtgaaacaactattttaatgattttcatGACAAAATTGCTGGTTTTACagtatttgaattgtatttaaagTTCCAAATTCTGTTAGCACGCTGGAATTAGCCGTCACTGCTTATGTTAATAATACCTGCCTATTGAATCCAAAACATGATATGTTCTTGTTTAAGGAACACTTTATATCATCTACTTTTTTTctaatatttacagtattttttaactGCTGCATAGTGCACTGTGCAACATTCaaatgcttccccacctcacttccccatctcacttccccacaatcagcttTGGGGAGCTTTTTCAGGAGCAATGCTTGCTGGAATAATTAATATGCATGGCAAAAATGCAATAGAGGCAGAAGCAACAACAGAGATGGATTAAAAACACacataggatattaaacagataagaaattaaatattaggacAATTAAGATTATATAATTCCCTTTAACATCACTTGTTTTACTTTATATGTATTACATTTCAAATCAGTTATCAGAACTTTGTTAAAGACAAATTTAcaggttttaaaattctaattaAACTATTCTTCTTCATAGCTCAAATCTTCAATGGCAAATCTGATCAAAAGGTAAATTGAGTACCTGGAACAGTAAATACATACCTTCTTGTATTTTACCTCTGCATAGTGCCAGTAACAATAGCTCTGACCAGGCTAGCGGCAGGTCAACATGATTTCCTGAACCGAGTGAACTCAAACCAGCTCTACGCTATAAaagagcattttaaaaaaacataaatcctGTTGACTTACAGTAGTGTTTAATTTACCAAAGTGgacaaaataatatacaaacattTTACGGCTAATGATGACATGTGTAATACTGCTGGTCATGCCTCTGTGTTTTACATTTACatctacattttttaatatatccTGAAAAAAACCCTGTAcagttgtgataaaacttggttcAGACATTCTTTACCTCAATGTATTGACAGCATAATGGtcatcccttataaaaatgtgcatagtaattttgcagttttcctatgcttttcccatggctatacttCATATTAATCaggatttgccatgtttttaaatatgctttaccatacttctctagGCTTCACAATGCTCATctgtggtttaccatgctttcagtatgctttattatccatttaccatggtaaacttttataacatatgacatcacaaacatgtattttcattttaaaacatgacacctGGTACTACTGTACTGTGAAAAACTGACTATCAGCTTGCTTGCCTTGCCTGCCAGGGACcttgttacacttgcacttccctaagtcatttcacctcagcagtttGTTTTCAGGGTCAAGCAATTTACAGGCTGCAAATGTCAGTCATTAGAAAAGCAGCttgttggttactgacaggaaagaaggggCTGAAGGGGTCGGGACAATATCACTGTCCTCATGAAATGGCCATGAAAGTAACAATCTAAATGCAAGGCTTACAAAGAGATGTATTTACCTTAGTGTAGCACCAAATACAGTatcatgtttaataataataataatttatttcttagcagacgcccttatccagggcgacttacaagatatcacat from Acipenser ruthenus chromosome 2, fAciRut3.2 maternal haplotype, whole genome shotgun sequence includes the following:
- the LOC117973735 gene encoding transmembrane protein 232-like is translated as MPIVKIPVVHRFGIGSQGQQLELQKRIFKKVQEIEDVNKEKDAVQRNPFEITEEFIQYFNNAQEPAEQEYFVDLARKILNRTKRRAGLSSLGSGNHVDLPLAWSELLLLALCRGKIQEESLDVLLVSVDHAPFNPEQLPVLFYIAESILYWVCSDTVHKPYLYTCEVKMLKLGFLVSLRLFVFHLSGHLEEYKKNKSSIKKYLQALVECEPCYQPFPNVLFDVQFIIKSGEIICGSGTFVNAQGTALPSSAGSHPSDTGESGHGINQILWHSLLTWYCVQNNIHQLNQVLQHLLLLREELHHKNWVDSVLGLLVLGEAAKSNMQCLHVLLDLSLELVAQRPDSLQKQEKESVGGLSSCPCQLAHIYSTVLADICLHGCNSEIQKTALVGVNQFSGQKHLNEAGLLCLLKTRTQSEEKAWYVRYSAVHAVVKICHHLHGDTTREGLRNAAWKALQKQQNDEKDGRVVDAVRVAEAEVSGPANPFSNGSLKSPSAPGNSAPSQHVGCRVACMLSQLYLPPTDPHLSLLRRPTKQIPPPRASLPKQPAVKKKVTHLSLRKEIQLAEATYKPPTSFNNRTDNDLLKVVEDQWAKELQIKLKEEEEKEQEELEEKQKQQEQLFKEMMRKREEKLNKKTKPYELPGKDSA